The Mercurialis annua linkage group LG2, ddMerAnnu1.2, whole genome shotgun sequence genome contains a region encoding:
- the LOC126670435 gene encoding glycerophosphocholine acyltransferase 1 yields MSNNEDHVDEFISNEDSFEKVKQSLKDRSKKVAQTKEILSKQANQTKEILSKQAVKIAKQAEEHESFLSKVTHLLGVLGFGGFCFLLGARPQDIPYVYCLFYFIFVPLRWIYYRFKKWHYYLLDFCYYANTIFSVHLLLYPKNEKLFMICFSFAEGPLAWALIVWRCSLVFSSVDKIVSVLIHLLPGIVFFTIRWWNPVTFEAMHPEGGIGRASWPYVEDKSYLFTWLLFVPLAAYFLWQALYFLIVNVLRRQRLLRDPEVMTSYRELSKKAQKANNVWWRLSGLLGDQNRSLMYILLQALFTVATTALTVPIFLSYELHVVFQILKVSAAVWNGGSFLLDVMPRQVILKQKKKTEMQPPDIHQDQLPNAQPNAMENTMKTIHSVEAQ; encoded by the exons atgtctAATAACGAAGACCATGTTGATGAGTTTATTTCCAATGAAGATTCTTTCGAAAAAGTTAAGCAGAGCCTTAAGGATCGATCAAAG AAAGTGGCGCAAACTAAGGAAATCTTATCAAAACAAGCTAATCAAACCAAAGAGATCTTGTCTAAACAAGCAGTTAAGATTGCAAAACAAGCAGAGGAACATGAAAGTTTTCTTAGTAAG gtGACTCATCTTCTTGGTGTTCTTGGGTTTGGAGGATTTTGCTTTCTCTTGGGAGCAA GGCCTCAAGATATTCCTTATGTATACTGTTTGTTCTATTTCATATTTGTTCCTCTGAGGTGGATTTACTATCGGTTCAAGAAATGGCACTATTATCTTCTG GACTTCTGCTATTATGCTAATACTATCTTTTCGGTCCACCTACTTCTTTATCCAAAGAATGAGAAGCTTTTCATGATTTGCTTCTCATTTGCTGAG GGGCCGTTAGCATGGGCGCTAATTGTTTGGCGTTGTAGCTTGGTTTTTAGTTCTGTGGACAAAATTGTCAGTGTCCTCATACATCTCTTACCTG GTATAGTTTTCTTCACAATACGGTGGTGGAATCCAGTAACTTTTGAAGCTATGCATCCCGAAGGAGGAATAGGCAGAGCATCATGGCCATATGTTGAAGATAAATCCTACCTTTTTACTTGGCTGTTGTTCGTGCCTTTAGCTGCTTATTTCCTTTGGCAAGCTCTTTATTTTCTCATTGTCAATGTCCTACGTCGGCAGAGGCTCTTAAGAGATCCTGAAGTAATGACTTCTTACAG GGAGCTATCAAAGAAAGCGCAAAAAGCAAACAATGTATGGTGGCGACTAAGTGGTTTGCTAGGGGATCAGAATCGCTCGCTTATGTACATTCTACTGCAAGCTCTATTCACCGTGGCAACAACCGCACTGACGGTCCCTATCTTCTTGTCGTACGAGCTGCATGTGGTTTTCCAAATACTAAAGGTTTCTGCAGCTGTGTGGAATGGAGGAAGCTTTCTGCTAGATGTAATGCCAAGACAGGTTATTCTCAAACAGAAGAAGAAAACAGAGATGCAGCCACCAGATATCCACCAAGATCAGTTACCAAATGCTCAGCCGAATGCAATGGAAAATACGATGAAGACTATACATTCTGTAGAGGCGCAATAA